A section of the Hyphomicrobiales bacterium genome encodes:
- the rplU gene encoding 50S ribosomal protein L21, whose translation MYAVIKTGGKQYRVAPDEVLSVEKLAGEAGDSVEFNEVLLIAGDKELAVGAPLVADACVAAEVVEQARARKITVFKKKRRKGYRRTRGHRQMLTKVKITEILTGGKKPTAAKAAKAIEPATTAKAEAEPKTKREAETMAKAKPKAKTATKAAAAKKAPAKRAAAKRAPAKKATARKAPAKKPAGR comes from the coding sequence ATGTACGCTGTGATCAAGACCGGCGGCAAGCAGTACCGCGTCGCGCCGGACGAAGTGCTGTCGGTGGAAAAGCTCGCGGGCGAAGCCGGCGACAGTGTGGAATTCAACGAGGTGCTTCTGATCGCCGGCGACAAGGAGCTCGCCGTCGGCGCGCCCTTGGTCGCCGATGCCTGTGTTGCGGCGGAAGTGGTCGAGCAGGCGCGGGCAAGGAAGATCACGGTCTTCAAGAAGAAGCGCCGCAAGGGCTATCGGCGCACCCGCGGCCACCGGCAGATGCTAACCAAGGTCAAGATCACCGAGATCCTGACCGGCGGCAAGAAACCGACCGCGGCAAAAGCGGCAAAGGCGATCGAGCCGGCGACAACGGCGAAGGCAGAGGCTGAACCGAAAACCAAGAGGGAAGCGGAGACCATGGCGAAGGCGAAACCCAAGGCCAAGACGGCAACGAAAGCGGCGGCGGCGAAGAAGGCTCCCGCCAAGAGAGCAGCGGCAAAGAGGGCCCCGGCCAAAAAGGCAACGGCAAGGAAGGCACCCGCCAAGAAGCCGGCCGGCAGGTAA
- the rpmA gene encoding 50S ribosomal protein L27, producing MAHKKAGGSSRNGRDTAGRRLGVKKFGGENVVPGNIIVRQRGTKWHPGDNVGMGTDHTIFALVEGNVDFRAKARGRTYVSVLPMEAKK from the coding sequence ATGGCTCATAAGAAGGCAGGCGGCTCGTCGCGCAACGGCCGCGATACGGCCGGCCGGCGCCTCGGCGTGAAGAAGTTCGGCGGCGAAAACGTCGTGCCGGGCAACATCATCGTGCGCCAGCGCGGCACCAAGTGGCACCCCGGCGACAATGTCGGGATGGGCACGGACCACACCATTTTCGCGCTCGTCGAGGGCAATGTGGATTTCCGCGCCAAGGCCCGCGGCCGCACCTATGTGTCGGTGCTTCCGATGGAGGCCAAGAAGTAA
- a CDS encoding GNAT family N-acetyltransferase codes for MSEETDDEDGFLETARLILRAPRPVDAAALAALANDPRVVENTGRLPYPYGEEDARRWIASPVAAREARFAIVLKPPDGRLVGVVGFDRLEGGDAPDLGYWLGEPHWGRGLATEAARAVVDFAFLAHGYKRLAAGCRITNAASRRVLEKCGFQYCGDDMMESRYFGGTVPVRRFRLDHGLWASLRQWGGPLSA; via the coding sequence ATGAGCGAGGAAACGGACGACGAGGACGGGTTCCTTGAGACAGCGCGATTGATATTGCGCGCGCCCCGGCCCGTGGACGCGGCAGCGCTCGCCGCCCTTGCCAACGATCCGCGGGTGGTCGAGAACACCGGCAGGTTGCCCTACCCTTACGGCGAAGAGGATGCCCGCCGGTGGATCGCAAGCCCGGTGGCGGCGCGCGAGGCGCGGTTCGCGATCGTCTTGAAGCCTCCCGACGGTCGCCTCGTCGGCGTCGTCGGCTTCGACCGCCTGGAGGGGGGCGACGCGCCCGATCTCGGCTATTGGCTCGGCGAGCCCCATTGGGGCCGGGGCTTGGCGACGGAGGCGGCGCGCGCGGTCGTCGACTTCGCTTTTCTCGCCCACGGTTACAAGCGGCTCGCCGCCGGCTGCCGCATCACCAACGCCGCCTCGCGCCGGGTGTTGGAAAAATGCGGCTTTCAATATTGCGGCGACGACATGATGGAGTCGCGCTATTTCGGCGGCACTGTGCCGGTGCGTCGGTTCCGCCTCGACCACGGGCTATGGGCAAGCCTCAGGCAATGGGGCGGGCCGCTCAGCGCATGA
- the obgE gene encoding GTPase ObgE, translated as MKFLDEAKINIRSGDGGAGCASFRREKFVEFGGPDGGDGGCGGSVYAECVEGLNTLIDFRFRQHFKAAKGRHGMGKNRTGANGADAVLRLPVGTQIFEEDRETLIADMTRVGERVRLARGGNGGFGNTHFKTATNQAPRRANPGAPGEERWVWLRLKLIADAGIVGLPNAGKSSFLAAVSAAKPKIADYPFTTLHPILGVAAVDGREFVLADIPGLIEGAHEGAGMGDRFLGHVERCRVLLHLVDATGEDPAVNYRAVRNELSAYGHGLDEKPEIVALNKCDAVSEELVVARRKALSRAAGKPALRLSAATGDGVREVLRGLLARIDAENARAEPAHVEVWRP; from the coding sequence ATGAAGTTTCTCGACGAGGCCAAGATCAATATCCGCTCCGGCGACGGCGGGGCGGGGTGCGCCTCGTTCCGGCGCGAGAAGTTCGTCGAGTTCGGCGGTCCCGACGGCGGCGACGGAGGGTGCGGCGGCAGCGTCTATGCGGAGTGCGTCGAGGGGCTCAACACGCTGATCGACTTCCGCTTTCGGCAGCATTTCAAGGCCGCCAAGGGGCGCCACGGCATGGGCAAGAACCGCACCGGGGCCAATGGCGCCGACGCGGTGCTCAGGCTTCCCGTCGGTACCCAGATCTTCGAGGAAGATAGGGAGACCCTGATTGCCGACATGACACGGGTTGGCGAGCGCGTGCGGCTCGCCCGCGGCGGCAATGGCGGCTTCGGCAACACCCATTTCAAGACCGCCACCAACCAGGCGCCGCGGCGCGCCAATCCCGGAGCGCCGGGCGAGGAGCGCTGGGTGTGGCTGCGCCTGAAGCTGATCGCCGATGCCGGCATCGTCGGCCTGCCGAACGCCGGCAAATCGAGCTTTCTCGCCGCCGTGAGCGCCGCCAAGCCGAAGATTGCCGATTATCCCTTCACCACGCTTCACCCGATTCTCGGCGTCGCTGCAGTGGATGGCCGCGAATTCGTGCTCGCCGACATTCCGGGCCTCATCGAAGGCGCCCATGAGGGAGCCGGGATGGGCGACCGGTTCCTCGGCCATGTCGAGCGCTGCCGGGTGCTGTTGCATCTGGTGGATGCGACCGGCGAGGATCCCGCGGTAAATTACCGGGCGGTGCGCAACGAGCTTTCCGCCTACGGACACGGGCTCGACGAAAAGCCGGAGATCGTGGCGCTCAACAAATGCGACGCGGTGAGCGAGGAACTCGTCGTCGCGCGGCGCAAGGCGCTTTCCAGGGCGGCGGGCAAGCCGGCCCTGCGGCTGTCGGCGGCCACCGGGGACGGGGTGCGCGAGGTGCTGCGCGGGCTTCTCGCGCGTATCGATGCGGAGAACGCCCGAGCCGAGCCGGCGCACGTGGAGGTCTGGCGGCCATGA
- the proB gene encoding glutamate 5-kinase, which yields MSARPKLGKFRRIVVKIGSSLLVDRTAGLRAKWLDTLAEDIAGLARSDADVLIVSSGAIALGRGVLALPVRALALEESQAAAAVGQIALAHAYKDALGARGLTAAQVLLTLGDTEERRRYLNARNTIETLLRLKAVPIINENDTVATNEIRYGDNDRLAARVTSMMSADCLVLLSDVDGLYTAVPGSPGAKFVERVGRITPEIETMAGDVGSGLSRGGMVTKIAAGKIAVSAGAHMAIASGKVAHPLARLNDGARCTWFIPAASPVTARKAWIAGSLEPRGAVIIDDGAVAALKSGKSLLPAGVVKVEGRFRRGDAVLVKTADGIELGRGLSAYDIEDARRILKRKSGEIEAILGYAGRTELIHRDDLVLKRE from the coding sequence ATGAGCGCGCGACCCAAACTCGGCAAATTCCGCCGCATCGTCGTCAAGATCGGCTCCTCGCTGCTGGTCGATCGAACGGCCGGACTAAGGGCCAAGTGGCTCGACACGTTGGCCGAGGACATTGCCGGGCTGGCGCGCAGCGACGCCGATGTGCTCATCGTCTCGTCGGGCGCCATCGCGCTCGGCCGCGGCGTCCTCGCCTTGCCGGTGCGGGCGCTGGCGCTCGAGGAAAGCCAGGCCGCGGCCGCGGTCGGGCAGATCGCGCTCGCCCACGCCTACAAGGACGCTCTGGGCGCGCGCGGCCTGACCGCGGCCCAGGTGCTGCTCACCCTCGGCGACACCGAGGAGCGGCGGCGCTATCTCAACGCCCGCAACACCATCGAGACGCTGCTGCGCCTGAAAGCCGTGCCGATCATCAACGAGAACGACACGGTGGCCACCAACGAGATCCGCTATGGCGACAATGACCGCCTTGCCGCCCGCGTAACCAGCATGATGAGCGCCGACTGCCTGGTGCTGCTGTCGGACGTCGACGGGCTTTACACCGCGGTGCCGGGCAGCCCGGGGGCAAAGTTCGTCGAGCGGGTGGGGCGGATCACGCCGGAAATCGAGACCATGGCCGGCGATGTCGGCTCCGGCTTGTCGCGCGGCGGCATGGTGACCAAGATCGCGGCGGGAAAGATCGCCGTTTCCGCCGGCGCCCATATGGCGATCGCCTCCGGCAAGGTCGCCCATCCGCTGGCCCGTCTCAATGACGGGGCGCGCTGCACCTGGTTCATCCCGGCCGCAAGCCCGGTGACAGCGCGCAAGGCGTGGATTGCCGGCTCGCTCGAGCCGCGCGGCGCGGTGATCATCGATGACGGCGCGGTGGCCGCGTTGAAGTCGGGCAAGAGCCTGCTGCCGGCCGGCGTCGTCAAGGTCGAAGGGCGGTTCCGCCGCGGCGACGCCGTCCTCGTCAAGACCGCCGATGGCATCGAGCTAGGGCGCGGCCTGTCGGCATACGATATCGAGGATGCGCGCCGCATCCTCAAGCGCAAGAGCGGTGAAATCGAAGCGATCCTCGGCTATGCTGGCCGCACGGAGCTGATCCACCGCGACGATCTGGTACTGAAACGGGAGTAG
- a CDS encoding glutamate-5-semialdehyde dehydrogenase, whose translation MMALGARARAAARVLATAGTTQKNAALIAMACELRAAQTEILAANKGDIDAAREAGRPASFIDRLRLDVDRVEAMAKGIQEIAALDDPVGHVIAAWARPNGLRIERVRTPLGVVGIIFESRPNVTADAGALCLKAGNASILRPGSESFHSSRAIHAALARGLAAAELPEASIQIVPTTERAAVGLMLKGLDGAIDVSVPRGGKSLVGRVEAEARVPVFSHLEGICHVYVHAPADIEMAKKIAVNAKMRRTGICGAAETLLVDRELADSHLAPLIEALIAAGCEVRGDRAARAADKRVVPATAEDWDTEYLDAIITLGVVDGLDAAVEHIAAHGSRHTDAIITDDRAAADAFLARVDSAIVLHNASTQFADGGEFGMGAEIGIATGKLHARGPVGVEQLTSFKYRVHGTGQTRP comes from the coding sequence ATGATGGCGCTCGGCGCGCGGGCGCGGGCGGCGGCGCGGGTTCTGGCGACGGCCGGCACGACGCAGAAGAACGCGGCGCTGATCGCCATGGCCTGCGAGTTGCGCGCGGCGCAGACCGAAATCCTCGCCGCCAACAAGGGCGATATCGACGCCGCCAGAGAGGCCGGCCGGCCTGCGTCATTCATCGACCGCCTCCGGCTCGACGTGGACCGGGTCGAGGCCATGGCCAAGGGCATCCAGGAGATCGCCGCGCTTGATGATCCCGTGGGTCACGTGATTGCAGCCTGGGCGCGACCCAACGGGCTGAGAATCGAGCGTGTGCGCACACCGCTGGGCGTCGTTGGCATTATTTTCGAGAGCCGCCCCAATGTCACTGCCGATGCCGGCGCGCTGTGCCTGAAGGCCGGCAACGCCTCGATCCTACGCCCGGGCTCGGAGAGCTTCCATTCGAGCCGCGCCATTCATGCCGCGCTCGCTCGCGGGCTCGCCGCGGCGGAGCTGCCGGAAGCCTCCATCCAGATCGTGCCGACCACCGAGCGCGCCGCCGTCGGGCTGATGCTGAAGGGGCTCGACGGGGCCATCGACGTGAGCGTGCCACGCGGCGGCAAGAGCCTCGTCGGCCGCGTCGAGGCGGAGGCGCGGGTGCCGGTGTTCAGCCATCTGGAGGGCATCTGCCACGTCTATGTCCATGCGCCTGCCGACATCGAAATGGCCAAGAAGATCGCCGTCAACGCCAAGATGCGCCGCACCGGCATCTGTGGCGCGGCGGAGACACTGCTGGTCGACCGGGAACTTGCTGACAGTCACCTTGCTCCGCTGATCGAGGCATTGATCGCGGCTGGCTGCGAGGTGCGCGGCGATAGGGCGGCGCGGGCCGCCGACAAGCGTGTCGTTCCAGCGACGGCCGAGGATTGGGACACGGAATATCTCGATGCCATCATCACCCTCGGCGTCGTCGACGGGCTCGACGCGGCGGTCGAGCACATTGCTGCCCATGGCTCGCGGCACACCGACGCCATCATAACCGACGATCGGGCAGCCGCTGACGCATTCCTCGCCCGCGTCGATAGCGCCATAGTGCTGCACAACGCCTCGACACAGTTCGCCGACGGCGGCGAATTCGGCATGGGTGCTGAGATCGGCATTGCCACGGGCAAACTGCACGCCCGCGGGCCGGTCGGCGTTGAACAATTGACGAGCTTCAAATATCGCGTTCACGGCACGGGCCAGACGCGGCCGTAA
- a CDS encoding nicotinate-nucleotide adenylyltransferase, with translation MVPHPSPSGRIAGHRRRIGLFGGSFNPPHEGHRHASLLAWKRLALDEVWWLVSPVNPLKETGEFAPYEERCAAARKIARHPRIKISTFERDAGLIYTRDTLRALIRAQRDVCFVWLMGADNLASIHRWNRWPEIFELVPVAVIDRPSYRLRAMSSPAALRYADRRIDEEDARLLAGLAPPVWCFLSGPLSLLSSSRLRRHGPRQRK, from the coding sequence ATGGTTCCCCACCCCTCCCCGTCCGGCCGAATTGCCGGGCATCGCCGCCGCATCGGCCTGTTCGGCGGCTCGTTCAATCCACCGCATGAGGGCCACCGCCATGCCAGCCTGCTAGCCTGGAAGCGTCTTGCCCTCGACGAGGTCTGGTGGCTGGTCTCGCCGGTAAATCCGCTCAAGGAAACAGGCGAATTTGCCCCTTATGAAGAGCGCTGCGCGGCGGCCAGAAAGATCGCGCGGCACCCGCGCATCAAGATTTCGACCTTTGAGCGCGATGCTGGGCTGATCTACACACGCGACACGTTGCGTGCGCTGATCCGCGCGCAACGAGACGTATGCTTCGTCTGGCTCATGGGCGCCGACAATCTCGCTTCCATCCATCGCTGGAACCGCTGGCCGGAGATTTTCGAGCTGGTGCCTGTCGCCGTCATTGACCGGCCTTCGTACCGGCTGCGCGCGATGTCATCACCGGCCGCACTTCGCTATGCCGACCGGCGTATCGACGAGGAAGACGCCCGGCTGCTGGCGGGGCTTGCGCCGCCGGTATGGTGCTTTCTCTCGGGCCCCCTAAGCCTGCTGTCGTCGAGCCGTCTGCGCCGGCATGGTCCGCGGCAAAGGAAGTGA
- the rsfS gene encoding ribosome silencing factor, with the protein MTTPSEGASRGAPQLTPARRRKPKVPLLDTVLKSLDDSKAEQAATISLKGKSSIGDYMIVASGRSQRHVGAIAERLLGDLKQAGFGRMHAEGIPNCDWVLIDAGDVIVHIFRPEVRAFYNLEKMWSAAQPAERMAM; encoded by the coding sequence ATGACAACACCCTCGGAGGGCGCCAGTCGTGGCGCGCCTCAGTTGACGCCTGCGCGTAGGCGCAAGCCGAAAGTGCCGCTGCTCGATACGGTTCTCAAGAGCCTGGACGATTCCAAGGCGGAACAAGCGGCAACCATCTCCCTGAAGGGCAAATCGTCGATTGGCGACTATATGATCGTCGCATCGGGTCGCTCGCAGCGTCATGTCGGCGCCATTGCCGAGCGTCTCCTGGGCGATCTCAAGCAGGCCGGCTTCGGACGCATGCACGCGGAGGGCATTCCGAATTGCGACTGGGTCTTGATCGACGCTGGCGATGTGATCGTGCACATTTTCCGCCCCGAGGTGCGCGCCTTCTACAATCTGGAAAAGATGTGGTCGGCGGCGCAGCCGGCCGAGCGGATGGCAATGTGA
- the rlmH gene encoding 23S rRNA (pseudouridine(1915)-N(3))-methyltransferase RlmH, which translates to MRVIVAAIGRARKGAERELVDRYVDRARRSGRALGFSGPDIVELDEGREATQTLRRKSEGQKLIAAVPAGVGKVVLDEAGRALSTRELSALLASWRDDGVSGAAFLIGGPDGHGAGVKRAADLVLSLGAMTWPHLLVRAMIVEQIYRAMTILAGHPYHRG; encoded by the coding sequence ATGCGGGTCATAGTCGCCGCCATCGGCCGCGCGCGGAAAGGTGCCGAGCGCGAACTCGTTGACCGTTATGTGGACCGCGCCCGCCGCTCCGGCCGAGCGCTTGGCTTTTCCGGCCCCGACATTGTCGAACTCGACGAGGGGCGCGAGGCCACCCAAACCCTGCGCCGGAAATCCGAGGGACAGAAACTCATCGCCGCGGTGCCGGCGGGGGTCGGCAAGGTTGTCCTCGACGAAGCCGGCCGGGCGCTAAGCACCCGGGAATTGAGCGCGCTTCTGGCGAGCTGGCGCGACGATGGCGTGTCTGGGGCGGCGTTCCTCATCGGCGGACCGGACGGCCATGGCGCGGGCGTCAAGCGCGCGGCCGACCTTGTCTTGTCGCTCGGCGCCATGACCTGGCCGCATTTGCTGGTCCGGGCGATGATTGTCGAGCAGATCTATCGCGCCATGACCATTCTCGCCGGCCATCCCTATCATCGCGGGTAG
- a CDS encoding peptidoglycan DD-metalloendopeptidase family protein has protein sequence MFTYGAAMADPLKASVELDLRQLTESLKLTEEETVRLKSQVTAIKADRAELTRRLIDTADKIKAGEAQIEAAETRLEQLNDQEEIIRASLRSRRAALAEILAALQRLGRTPPPALVVRPQDALAAIRSAMLMGAVVPELRVTAQKLASDLTELMNLREQIGAEKERLAVSTRALAGERVRIEALIESKRSNLAATLAEFEEARRQADKLAGETQSLQVLISRMDEKIKPEAEAEGRSDMEPALQRAALTDPGRIRPAMSFAAAKGLLPLPVNGSMVSQFGEANGFDSTTRGVAIATRASAQVTSPSDGWVVFAGNFRSYGQLLIINVGGGYHVLLAGLQRISVGLGQFVLAGEPVGTMGEGAAFGHSFAGSGASDRPVLYVEFRKDGISIDPTPWWASAEERVRG, from the coding sequence ATGTTCACGTACGGCGCGGCGATGGCCGACCCGCTCAAGGCGTCGGTGGAGCTTGACCTCCGACAGCTCACTGAGTCGCTCAAGCTCACCGAGGAGGAAACTGTCCGGCTCAAGTCTCAGGTCACCGCCATCAAAGCGGATCGGGCCGAGTTGACCCGGCGGCTGATCGACACCGCCGACAAGATCAAGGCGGGGGAAGCTCAGATCGAGGCGGCGGAGACACGCCTTGAACAGCTCAACGATCAGGAAGAGATAATCCGAGCCTCCTTACGCTCGCGGCGCGCGGCGCTGGCCGAAATCCTCGCCGCCCTGCAACGGCTCGGGCGCACTCCGCCGCCGGCCCTAGTGGTGCGGCCGCAGGACGCGCTGGCGGCGATCCGCTCGGCCATGCTGATGGGGGCGGTGGTGCCGGAATTGCGGGTGACGGCACAGAAGCTAGCCAGCGATCTGACCGAACTGATGAACCTGCGCGAGCAGATAGGGGCTGAAAAGGAGCGGCTGGCCGTCAGCACCCGGGCGCTCGCCGGAGAACGCGTGCGCATCGAGGCGCTGATCGAATCGAAACGTTCCAACCTTGCCGCAACCCTGGCTGAGTTCGAGGAGGCGCGCCGCCAAGCCGATAAGCTCGCCGGGGAGACCCAGAGCCTGCAGGTACTGATCTCTCGGATGGACGAAAAGATTAAGCCCGAGGCGGAAGCCGAAGGCCGGAGCGACATGGAGCCGGCGCTACAGCGCGCGGCGCTGACTGACCCCGGCCGCATCCGCCCGGCCATGTCCTTTGCTGCTGCAAAGGGCCTATTGCCGTTGCCTGTCAATGGCTCGATGGTTAGTCAGTTCGGCGAGGCCAACGGCTTCGACAGCACCACGCGTGGAGTCGCCATCGCCACGCGCGCCTCGGCCCAAGTCACCTCCCCGTCGGACGGTTGGGTCGTATTCGCCGGAAACTTCCGCAGTTACGGACAACTCTTGATTATAAATGTCGGCGGTGGCTATCATGTGCTCCTTGCCGGCCTTCAGCGGATCAGCGTGGGCCTCGGTCAGTTTGTGCTTGCCGGTGAGCCGGTCGGCACCATGGGCGAGGGAGCGGCGTTCGGACATTCATTCGCCGGATCCGGAGCATCTGACCGTCCGGTGCTGTACGTCGAGTTCCGTAAAGACGGAATTTCTATCGACCCGACCCCTTGGTGGGCCAGCGCAGAAGAAAGGGTGCGTGGCTAA
- a CDS encoding S41 family peptidase, protein MLALVVGFAGGLAVSIAKFVPAEAAGAYSETYLQLNLFGEVFERIRSDYVEEPEDSQLIESAVNGMLAGLDPHSSYLSPKSYRDMQVQTRGEFGGLGIEVTMENGLVKVVSPIDDTPAARAGILGGDLITHLDGEQVQGMTLSQAVEKMRGAVNTPITLTIRREGNDQPLDIRVVRDIIQIRSVRSHTEEDVGYVRITTFNEQTYEGLKTSVQALQDEIGKDKLKGFIVDLRNNPGGLLDQAIAVSDAFLDRGEIVSTRGRQEGDIQRYNARKGDIADGQKVIVLINGGSASASEIVAGALQDHRRAAILGTRSFGKGSVQTIIPLRANGAIRLTTARYFTPAGCSIQATGIAPDIIVEQDLPEELKVQQSTETPRGEGALRGHLENAGECGGKDGTSGSSAYIPEDPKDDKQLAHAIDLLRGVKVNEHFPPDTKTAVPN, encoded by the coding sequence GTGTTGGCGTTGGTTGTCGGCTTCGCCGGCGGCCTTGCCGTGTCAATTGCGAAATTCGTTCCCGCTGAGGCGGCGGGCGCCTATTCGGAGACCTATCTCCAGCTGAATCTTTTCGGCGAGGTATTCGAGCGCATCCGCTCCGACTATGTCGAGGAGCCGGAGGATTCCCAGCTGATCGAATCGGCGGTTAACGGCATGCTCGCTGGCCTCGACCCGCATTCGAGCTATCTCAGCCCGAAGAGCTACCGCGACATGCAAGTGCAGACGCGCGGCGAATTCGGCGGCCTCGGCATCGAGGTGACCATGGAGAACGGCCTGGTCAAGGTGGTCAGCCCCATCGACGACACGCCGGCGGCGCGGGCCGGAATCCTTGGCGGCGACCTGATCACCCATCTCGACGGAGAGCAGGTTCAGGGCATGACCCTGTCGCAGGCGGTCGAAAAGATGCGCGGCGCGGTCAATACCCCGATCACCCTGACGATCCGGCGCGAAGGCAATGATCAACCGTTGGACATCCGCGTCGTGCGCGACATCATTCAGATCCGCTCCGTGCGCTCGCACACCGAAGAGGATGTCGGCTACGTTCGTATCACCACCTTTAACGAGCAGACCTACGAGGGGCTGAAAACATCGGTGCAGGCGCTTCAGGACGAGATCGGCAAGGACAAGCTGAAGGGCTTCATCGTCGATCTGCGTAACAATCCTGGCGGTCTGCTCGATCAGGCCATCGCTGTCTCCGACGCCTTTCTTGACCGCGGCGAGATCGTTTCCACGCGCGGCCGGCAGGAGGGCGACATTCAGCGTTACAATGCCCGCAAGGGCGACATTGCCGATGGCCAGAAGGTGATTGTGCTGATCAATGGCGGCTCGGCTTCCGCCTCTGAGATCGTCGCCGGCGCGCTACAGGATCACCGGCGCGCCGCCATTCTTGGAACCCGCTCCTTCGGCAAAGGATCGGTGCAGACGATCATCCCGCTGCGCGCCAACGGGGCCATTCGGCTGACCACGGCCCGCTATTTCACGCCGGCCGGCTGCTCGATCCAGGCCACGGGTATCGCCCCCGACATCATCGTCGAGCAGGATCTGCCGGAGGAGCTGAAGGTGCAGCAGTCGACCGAAACGCCGCGCGGCGAGGGTGCCCTGCGCGGGCATCTGGAGAATGCCGGCGAATGCGGCGGCAAGGACGGGACCTCCGGATCGTCGGCCTACATTCCCGAGGATCCGAAGGACGACAAGCAGCTCGCCCATGCGATCGATCTGTTGCGCGG